The sequence below is a genomic window from Denitratisoma sp. DHT3.
GCTTTCTGCACGACGCCGGCAAGATCGGCATCCCCGACGCGATCCTGCTCAAGCCGGGCAAGCTGGACGACGCCGAGATGGACATCATGCGCCGGCACGTGGCCCTCGGCGAGGAAATCGTCAGCGGCGCCGGCTGGCTGGACGGCGCCCGCGAGGTGGTCGCAGCCCACCACGAAAAATGGGACGGCGGCGGCTATCCGCGCGGCCTGGCTGGCAAGGACATCCCGCTGGCGGCGCGGGTGTTCGCCATCGCCGACGTCTTCGACGCGCTGAGTTCGCAGCGCCCCTACAAGGCGCCGCTGCCCTTCGAGGAAACCATGGCGATCCTGGTGCGCGGCCGCGGCAGCCATTTCGACCCCGACCTGCTGGACCTGTTCGTCCGCCTCGCCCCATCCATCCGCGCCCGAATCGCCAGCGTCAACGAAGACGAAGCCCGCGCCTTGATGGAACAACTGGTGCGCAAGCACTTCGAACTGTAGCGTGACAAACAAGCTTTTCCGCCGCGCCGCCATCGGTGCCGCTACGAAGCTCCCCCAAACACCCGAGCGCAGCGAGCCGTATCGAACCCCCCGGAGGGGGGCGAAGGGGGGCGAGCCTTCATCACGGCAGCAACGACGGAACGCTGCCGCGCTGGCAGCAGATGCGCTGGATCATCGCCGGCTTGGGCGATTCGACGCGGCCCTGCTCGAAGGCCACCACCGTCATGCGCTTCCTGACCAAATCCAGCAGCTCCCCCGGCCGCAGCAGAAAGGCCGGATCGGTCGGCCGGCCCAGCAGTTCCTGGCCGCTCATGAAGGTTTCGTAAATCAGCACGCCGCGTTCGGCCAGGGCGTTCAGCAGCAGGGGCATCAGCGGCCGGAACAGGTAGCGGCTCACCACGATGCCGTCGAAGGCCCGCGCGTAGTAGGGCCAGGGACCGCCCTCCAGGTCCACCTGGCGCGTCGTCACGCCGGCCACCCCGTCCAGGCCGGCCAGCGCCTCGGGATTCCGGTCCACCGCCTCCACCTGGTAGCCGGCGGCGGCCAGCAGGCGGGCATGGCGCCCACGGCCGCAGGCCAGGTCCAGCACGCTGCCGCCGGGAACGATCAGGGGCGCGAAACGCCGCACCCAGGGCGAGGCGGCGAGTTCTTCATGCGCGGACACCATCTCCCCCACCGTTCCCTCGCAGGGAACAGGACCGCCTGGCTCGCCGCGTTCGCAAGCCTGATTTGCCGTTTCGATTCGTTGTGTCATGACGCTAAAACCTCCCCAAACGCTTCCGCCTGTCGCAGCACCAGTTCAATCGCCCCTTGGCGAGCAGCTAGCCCTGCAAAATCTGGTTCAGCGCCAGATTGACGTAGTAATTGCTGCGCCCGACCTTGTTCTTCCGCACAAAACCACCGGCCGCCAGTGCATCCAGATACTTGCTGGCAGTCAGCCGGGAAACCCCCAGGTCACGCTCGATGAACTCGATCTTGGTGTAGGGGTGCATGAACAGGTTGTTGATCAGGTCCTGGCTGTAGAACTTGTATTCGTCGCGGATGCGGTGCTTGTAGTCGAACAGCGCTTCCTTGATCGCATGGATGGTTTTGATGGTCTGCCCGGCGGTCTGTTCTACCGCCGCCAGCATGTACAGCACCCAATCCTCCCAGGCATCGGCATCGCGCACGGACTGCAACAGGCGGTAGTAATCCGCCTTGGTACGGACGATGTGGCGCGAGAGGTAAAGCACCGGGACATCGAGCAGCCCTTCCTTGACCAGACAGAGCACATTGAGGATGCGTCCGGTGCGGCCGTTGCCGTCGTAGAAGGGGTGGATGCTCTCGAACTGGTGATGGATCAGCGCCATGCGGATCAAGGGATCAGCCGGGAAGCGCTCGCCGTCGTTGATGAAGCGTTCCAGGTCGCTCATCAGCGCGATGATTTCCGCCGGATCCTGCGGCGGGGTATAGACCGTTTCGCCAGCCCCGGTCTTCAGCGCAGTACCGGACAACTTGCGAAACCCGGCATTGTTGCGTTCCAGCTCCGCCTGTATCTCGACAATATGGTTGGCGGTGATCAGCCCGGTTTCGCGAACCAGCCGATAGCCGAGGTGCAACGCCTGCCGGTAGCGCAATACCTCCTTGGCCGCCGGATTGGCAAAGGCCTCCGGCAACACATCGTCCTTGAACAGCTCGTCATGGGTCGTGACGATGTTTTCGATTTCCGAACTGTCCTTGGCCTCCTGCAGACCCAGCGTGTTGATCAGGATGCCCTGGTTCGGAATCGACGCCGCCACGCCCTTCAGCTCGGCCAACGCCCGGCTCGCACTGGCCAGCCGCTTCAGGATGGGCGCAGTGTCAAAGCGGGCGGGATTCAGCAACTCAAGAGAAGGCAGTGCGGGCATGATGGTAGATCGGCAAACACCCATGTGTATAAAAAAACGGATTCCTTATACACGTCAGACCAAACGTGTATAAGGAATCGACATTTTTATACAGACCGCCCGGTATGTGCATAAAAATCGTCATTCTTCATGCACGTGCTGGCCTGCCATTAAAGTTGGCTTTACTGTTGGGTTGCCCAAAACGACTCAACGTCCGGCAGGCGCAACTGGCCGGAGATCAGGCAGGGGAGCATCAACAAGAAGCCGATAGACATTATTTCTGTTCAGCCTCGGCACCGACGACAAAGTAGAATTTCCCATTCCGGTCCAGCCCCCCGCCCGCGGTACGCTCTCCTTCCCATGCACAGCGACTTGCATTATCTGACCCATCTGTTCGAGCCCCGCTCGATCGCCGTCATCGGCGCGTCGGAGACGCCGGATTCGATCGGCGCCACGGTGGTGCGCAACCTCCTCGACGGCGGCTACGGCGGCCGGCTCCATTGCGTCAATCCGCGCCATCGCAGCATCTTCGGCCTGCCGGCGCTGAAGTCGATCGAGGCGGTGCCGGAACGGGTGGATGTGGCCGTGATCTGCACCCGGGCCGAGCTCGTGCCCGGCCTGGTGGAAGACTGCGGCCGCGCCGGCACCCGCCACGCAATCCTGCTCTCGGCCGGTTTCGGCGAGGCCGGGCCGCAGGGCGCCCGGCTCGAACAGGCCGCGCTGGCCGCCGCCCGCCGCCATCGCATGCGGCTGCTGGGCCCCAACTGCCTGGGCCTGCTGCGCCCGAGCCGCAACCTCAACCTGAGCTTCGCCCGCACCGGCGCCCTGCCCGGCACCGTCGGCCTGATCTCCCAGTCCGGCGCGCTGTGCACCGCCATCCTGGACTGGGCGCTGCCCAACAAGGTGGGTTTTTCCACCGTGGTTTCGCTGGGCGCCGAGAGCGACATCGACTTCGGCGAGGCGCTCGACTATCTGGTGGCCGATTGGCGCACCGAGTGCATCTTTCTCTACATCGAGGGCATCCGCAACGCCCGCCGCTTCATGAGCGCGCTGCGGGCCGCCGCCCGGGTCAAGCCGGTGCTGCTGATCAAGGTCGGCCGCCATCCGGCGGGGGAACGGGCGGCCTTTTCCCACACCGGCGCCCTGGTGGGCGGCGACGACGTCTTCGATGCGGCGCTGCGCCGCGCCGGCGTGGTGCGCCTGCGCACCATCGGCCAGTTGTACGCCGCCGCCTCGGCCCTGTTCTTCCACTTCCACCCGCGCGGCAACCGCCTGGCGGTGATCACCAACGGCGGCGGCCCCGGCGCGATGGCGGCCGACCACGCGGCGGACATCGGCATCCCCCTGGCCCGGTTGTCGCCCCCCACCCTGGCGCGGCTCGACCAGGCGCTGCCGGCCCACTGGTCCCACGCCAACCCCATCGACATCCTCGGCGACGCCGATCCGGCCCGCTTCGGCGCCGCGCTGGCCGCCTGCCTGGAGGACGACGGGGTGGACGGCATCCTGCTGGTGCTGACGCCGCAGGCCATGTCCGACCCGACCCAGGCGGCGCGCACCGTCATCGAAGGCAGCCGCGGGCAGCGCAAGACCATTCTCACCTGCTGGATGGGCGCGGAACAGGTGCGCGAGGCGCGGCTGCTGTTCCGCGGCGCCGGCATTCCCACCTTCGCCACGCCGGAACCGGCGGTGGACATGTTCGCCAACGTTTCCACCTATTACCGCAACCAGCAATTGCTGCTGCAAACCCCGGCCGCGACCTCGACGGCGGATTCCGCACCCGACCTGGAAACCGCGCGCCAGGTCATCGAATCCGCGCTCGCCCAGGGGCAGGGGCTGCTCGACGACGAGGCCACGCGGGCGCTGCTGTGGGCATTCCACATTCCGTTCGGCGAGGCACCCGTCCCCCGCAACCACGGGCGCGACCTGCTCGTCGGCATGGTGCGGGACCAGATCTTCGGCCCCACCATCACCCTGGGGCCGGGCGGCCCCGGCATCGAGCCGGAGCGCGAGCGGGTGGTGGCGCTGCCGCCCCTGAACGATTTCCTGATCGCCGACATGCTCGGCCGCGAGCCCGTCGCCCACCGCCTGGACCATTACCGCAACCTGCCGCCGGTCGATACCGGGGCACTGGCCGCCGTGCTGCTGCGGGTCTCCGAAATGGTCTGCGAACTACCCTGGCTGCAGGAATTCAGCATCGATCCGCTGATCGTGGACAGCCGGGGCGCCGTGGCGACGGCGGCGCGCATCGTGATCGCCCCGCTGCCGCCGCGCGCCGGACCCTACGACCACATGGCGATCCATCCCTATCCGTCCCAGTTGAGCTTCACTTTTCGCGCCGCCAACGGCCGCACCGTCGCCATCCGGCCGATCCGCCCCGAGGACGCGGAACTGGAACAGCGCTTCGTCCAGGGGCTGTCCAGCGAAAGCCGCTACTTTCGCTTCCTCAACAGCATCCGCGAGCTGTCGCCGGCCCAGTTGGTCCGCCTCACCCAGATCGACTACGACCGGGAAATGGCCCTCCTGGCCCTGACCCTGGACGAGGCCGAGGAACGGGAAGTCGGCGTGGTGCGCTACGTCGCCAACCCGGACGGCGAATCCTGCGAATTCGCGATCGTCGTCGCCGACGACTGGCAGGGCACGGGACTTGGGTGGCGCCTGATGGAGATATTGATCGACTTCGCCCGCCGCCGCGGCTTCCGCTACATGACCGGCGAATTCCTGGCGGAGAACGGCCACATGCTGAAATTCGTCACCGACCTGGGTTTCGTCCTTTCCCAGCATCCCGAGGACCCGGGCCTGCGCCGCGGCCTGCTGACTCTAGGGACTCTGGGCGAGGCCGCGCCGTAAGCGCGACTTCACCTCACATCCCGACATTCACCCGACACCACCGGAGAACCCGCACCATGAACGACACCCCCGGACTCTCGACCCGCTGCGTCCATGCCGGCGAAATCGACGACGCCCACGGCTCGCCCTTCACGCCGATCTACCACACCACCACCTTCCGCTTCGCCAGCACGGCCGACCTGCTGGACGTGGTGGAGGGCCGCAAGGCCGGCAGCCTGTACACCCGTTATGGTCTCAATCCGACGATCGCCAGCCTGGAGAGCAAGCTGGCCGCCCTCGAAGGCGCGGAGGCGGCCTGGGCCTTCTGCTCGGGCATGGCGGCGGAGTCGGCGCTGTTCCTCGCGCACGGCCGGGAAGGCATCGTCTGTCTGGGCGAAGCCTACGGCGGCACCCTGGAACTGCTGGCCGACCAGTTGCCGCAGTTGGGGATTCAGACCCATTTCGTTCCCGGCCAGGAACTCGGCCAGCTCGAAGCATTGCTGCGGCAAGGCGTGAAGCTGGTGTTCTTCGAGACCCCCACCAACCCCACCATCGACCTCTACGACATCGCCGCGATTTCCGCCCTGGCCCATCGCCACGGCGCCCGCGTCGCCATCGACAACACCTTCGCCTCGCCGGTGAACCAGCAGCCCCTGGGCCTGGGCGCGGACTTCGTGGTCCACTCCTGCACCAAGTTCCTCGGCGGCCATTCGGACCTCACCGCCGGTGCCCTGATGGGTTCGCGCGAGCTGCTGGCGCCGGTCTGCAACTGGCGCAAGAACCTGGGCTCCACCATCGCCCCGGAAATCGCCGCGCTGCTGGCGCGCAGCATCCGCACCCTGCCGATCCGGGTGCGGCAGCAGAACGCGACGGCGCTGGCGATCGCCGAAGCCATGGCGCGGCACCCGAAAATCCGGCGCGTGCTCTACCCGGGCCTGCCCGACTTCCCCGGCCATGAGCTGGCGAAAAAACAGATGAGCGGCTACGGCGGCATGCTGACCATCGAGGTGGCGGGCAGCGGTGCGGACGCCACCCGCGTCGCCGACCGACTGAAGCTTTTCGCCCTGGCGCCCAGCCTGGGCGGCGTCGAAAGCCTGGCGACCCAGCCCTGCACCACCACCCATCACGGCCTCTCCGCCGCGGAGCGGGCGCGGCGGGGAATCTCCGACGCCATGCTGCGGCTGTCGATCGGCCTGGAGGACGCCGACGACCTGATCGCGGATCTGGAGCAGGCGTTGGTGTGATGGTGATGGTTCGCCCCCCTTCGCCCCCGGAGGGGGTTCTCTCTAGCTCGCTGCGCTCGAAGTTACGGGGAGCACTGTAGCGGCACCGATAGGTTGCGGCTGGCGCCGCGTGCCGCTTTTCCCCATCGTGGGAAAGGCGGCCCGGCGGAAAAGCGCTGTCGTTTTTCCTCTGTGACCTCTGTGTCCTCTGTGGCTGACCGAGGTTTCAAGGTTTATTCCGTGTTTTCCTAATCCCGCACGCTGACGGTCGTCTCCAGCGTCAACACCTGGCCTTCGCGCCAGATTCGCAGCCGCACCCGGTCGCCGCTCTTGTGGCCGTCGAGCAGTTTGTCCATCGCGGCGGGGCTGTCCACCGCCTGACCGTCGATGCTCTGGATCACGTCTCCCGGCACCAGGGAGCCGTCCCGGGCCAGGCGGCTGCCGCGCAGTCCGGCGCGCGCCGCCGGGGAGCCTCGTTCCACCTCCAGCACCAGCACGCCCTGCACGCCCAGTTGCCGGGTCGCCAAGACATTGAGGCGCTCGTTGGCGCTCACCCCCAGCGTCGGCCGGCGGAACCGGCCGTGGGCGATCAGTTCCGGCACCACCCGGTTCACCGTGTCGGCCGGCACGGCGAAGCCGATTCCGGCCGAAGCTCCGGAAGGGCTGTAGATCGCGGTATTGACGCCGATCAGATGGCCGGCGGAGTCCAGCAGGGGGCCGCCGGAGTTGCCGGGATTGATCGCCGCGTCGGTCTGGATCAGATGATGGATGGTGGCTCCGTCCTCGCCTTCCAGGGAGCGGTCGAGCGCGGAAATCACGCCCGTGGTCAGGGTATGGTCGAGGCCGAAGGGGTTGCCGATCGCCAGCACCCGCTGCCCCACCAGCAGATCATGGCTGCTGCCCAGCGGCAGGGGCTGGGGCCTGCGCTCGGGCACCTGGATCTGTAACACCGCCAAGTCATGCTCGGGGCTCACCCCCACCAGCCTGGCGTCGAAACTGCGCTGATCCCCCAGGCGCACCTTGGCGGCGGTGGCGCCGGCCACCACGTGGTAGTTGGTCACCACATGGCCCAGTTCGTCCCAGACGAAGCCCGATCCGGTGCCGCGCGGCGCGGCGGTGACGTTCATGGTCCAGAGATTCACCACCTTGTCCAGGGTGGTGATATAGACCACCGACGGGTTGCTGCGGCGGAAAATGTCGATGGTCGACTTTTCGTCCGGCGCCAGGTCGCCACGCGGCACCACGGCGCGCGGCGTCGCCTGGCGCGCTTCGCCCTGCCCCTGGGCCAGTCCCCACAAGGCGACGCCAAGCAGCACGGCGCCCGCGGCGCTCCATAGGTTTTTTCTCATCATCGAATCTCCCATGGCCCGGTATGGCCCTCTCCGCACAAAATATCCACGCACCCTGGTATATTAGAGTTTTCTAATTAACAAGGAGGCGCGATGTCCAAGTCATTCAAGCAAATCACCCAGGATCTGAACCAGGCCATCGCCACTTTCCGCCGCGAAGCCCCGGAAACCATGGCCGGCTTTTCCGGAATGGCAAAGGCGGCGATGGCGCCCGGCGCGCTGGACGCGACGCAGAAGGAACTGATCGCGCTGGGCATCGGCGTCGCCGCCCGCTGCGATGGCTGCATCGGTTTTCACGTCAAGACCCTGGTCAAGCTCGGCGTCAGCCGCAAGCAGTTCATGGAAACCCTCGAAGTGGCCGTCTACATGGGCGGCGGCCCGTCCCTGATGTACGCCGCCGAAGCGGTGCGCGCCTACGAGGAATTCAGCATTGTGAAATAAGGCCTGCCCCCCTTCGCCCCCCTCGCGGGGGTTCTCATTTGTTCGCTGCGCTCGAAGGTCACGGGGAGCGTTCGTGGCAGCAGCGTACAGTTTGCGCCTCCGGCGCGTGCCGTTTTTCCTTGCGACGGCGCGGCGGAAAAACTGCTGAGTTTGCTCTATGTCCAACCGAGGTTCTTCGCCCCCTCGCGTGGAGCGAGAGGGCGAGCCACCGTTCAGGTTTTTTCGAACAGCAGGTGACCAGCCGGGTTGGCGCTGACCCGCACCCGGTCCTTGGCGCCGAAGCGGCCTTCCAGGATGCCCTTGGCCAGCGGATTCTCGATCCGCTCCTGGATCGCCCGCTTCA
It includes:
- a CDS encoding S1C family serine protease; translation: MMRKNLWSAAGAVLLGVALWGLAQGQGEARQATPRAVVPRGDLAPDEKSTIDIFRRSNPSVVYITTLDKVVNLWTMNVTAAPRGTGSGFVWDELGHVVTNYHVVAGATAAKVRLGDQRSFDARLVGVSPEHDLAVLQIQVPERRPQPLPLGSSHDLLVGQRVLAIGNPFGLDHTLTTGVISALDRSLEGEDGATIHHLIQTDAAINPGNSGGPLLDSAGHLIGVNTAIYSPSGASAGIGFAVPADTVNRVVPELIAHGRFRRPTLGVSANERLNVLATRQLGVQGVLVLEVERGSPAARAGLRGSRLARDGSLVPGDVIQSIDGQAVDSPAAMDKLLDGHKSGDRVRLRIWREGQVLTLETTVSVRD
- a CDS encoding carboxymuconolactone decarboxylase family protein yields the protein MSKSFKQITQDLNQAIATFRREAPETMAGFSGMAKAAMAPGALDATQKELIALGIGVAARCDGCIGFHVKTLVKLGVSRKQFMETLEVAVYMGGGPSLMYAAEAVRAYEEFSIVK
- a CDS encoding class I SAM-dependent methyltransferase: MTQRIETANQACERGEPGGPVPCEGTVGEMVSAHEELAASPWVRRFAPLIVPGGSVLDLACGRGRHARLLAAAGYQVEAVDRNPEALAGLDGVAGVTTRQVDLEGGPWPYYARAFDGIVVSRYLFRPLMPLLLNALAERGVLIYETFMSGQELLGRPTDPAFLLRPGELLDLVRKRMTVVAFEQGRVESPKPAMIQRICCQRGSVPSLLP
- a CDS encoding trans-sulfuration enzyme family protein, which encodes MNDTPGLSTRCVHAGEIDDAHGSPFTPIYHTTTFRFASTADLLDVVEGRKAGSLYTRYGLNPTIASLESKLAALEGAEAAWAFCSGMAAESALFLAHGREGIVCLGEAYGGTLELLADQLPQLGIQTHFVPGQELGQLEALLRQGVKLVFFETPTNPTIDLYDIAAISALAHRHGARVAIDNTFASPVNQQPLGLGADFVVHSCTKFLGGHSDLTAGALMGSRELLAPVCNWRKNLGSTIAPEIAALLARSIRTLPIRVRQQNATALAIAEAMARHPKIRRVLYPGLPDFPGHELAKKQMSGYGGMLTIEVAGSGADATRVADRLKLFALAPSLGGVESLATQPCTTTHHGLSAAERARRGISDAMLRLSIGLEDADDLIADLEQALV
- a CDS encoding Fic family protein; the protein is MPALPSLELLNPARFDTAPILKRLASASRALAELKGVAASIPNQGILINTLGLQEAKDSSEIENIVTTHDELFKDDVLPEAFANPAAKEVLRYRQALHLGYRLVRETGLITANHIVEIQAELERNNAGFRKLSGTALKTGAGETVYTPPQDPAEIIALMSDLERFINDGERFPADPLIRMALIHHQFESIHPFYDGNGRTGRILNVLCLVKEGLLDVPVLYLSRHIVRTKADYYRLLQSVRDADAWEDWVLYMLAAVEQTAGQTIKTIHAIKEALFDYKHRIRDEYKFYSQDLINNLFMHPYTKIEFIERDLGVSRLTASKYLDALAAGGFVRKNKVGRSNYYVNLALNQILQG
- a CDS encoding GNAT family N-acetyltransferase; this translates as MHSDLHYLTHLFEPRSIAVIGASETPDSIGATVVRNLLDGGYGGRLHCVNPRHRSIFGLPALKSIEAVPERVDVAVICTRAELVPGLVEDCGRAGTRHAILLSAGFGEAGPQGARLEQAALAAARRHRMRLLGPNCLGLLRPSRNLNLSFARTGALPGTVGLISQSGALCTAILDWALPNKVGFSTVVSLGAESDIDFGEALDYLVADWRTECIFLYIEGIRNARRFMSALRAAARVKPVLLIKVGRHPAGERAAFSHTGALVGGDDVFDAALRRAGVVRLRTIGQLYAAASALFFHFHPRGNRLAVITNGGGPGAMAADHAADIGIPLARLSPPTLARLDQALPAHWSHANPIDILGDADPARFGAALAACLEDDGVDGILLVLTPQAMSDPTQAARTVIEGSRGQRKTILTCWMGAEQVREARLLFRGAGIPTFATPEPAVDMFANVSTYYRNQQLLLQTPAATSTADSAPDLETARQVIESALAQGQGLLDDEATRALLWAFHIPFGEAPVPRNHGRDLLVGMVRDQIFGPTITLGPGGPGIEPERERVVALPPLNDFLIADMLGREPVAHRLDHYRNLPPVDTGALAAVLLRVSEMVCELPWLQEFSIDPLIVDSRGAVATAARIVIAPLPPRAGPYDHMAIHPYPSQLSFTFRAANGRTVAIRPIRPEDAELEQRFVQGLSSESRYFRFLNSIRELSPAQLVRLTQIDYDREMALLALTLDEAEEREVGVVRYVANPDGESCEFAIVVADDWQGTGLGWRLMEILIDFARRRGFRYMTGEFLAENGHMLKFVTDLGFVLSQHPEDPGLRRGLLTLGTLGEAAP